One genomic window of Phycisphaerales bacterium includes the following:
- a CDS encoding Fic family protein produces the protein MDADSKSPPNPPWDLKSRFSDVSPGMLVPVTMRKRAVGASGSGEWQEVETWAFVPDDLPPRLDWKAVKGELFDAFAGAHAALGRVNGLVHAVPNAEILRQALWLREARLSSKIEGIETTALDMVLAGEEGGKPNPGREALNAVRAVQLGIEKDQPFGGDLVRDMHRRLLDGVRGEELQPGEFRDVPVFIGVAGRPDRARFVPPADGGAVARCMASLETFVNGDWPQIPELAQVALAHYQFEAVHPFRDGNGRIGRALVLHQMCALGLLDMPIVSPSGYFQRHRQEYVDRMRAVSERGAWVEWLRFFVEAVAEEAVSTRLLAERIVAAHGRYAAQLRDHAAAGRLLRLLDHVFGWPLVTAATAAQVLDVTDPTARKDLALFEEHGILARTDESTYGKTWYAPAVLDVAEAEYAEFPDG, from the coding sequence ATGGATGCAGATTCCAAGTCGCCTCCCAATCCGCCGTGGGACCTGAAATCGAGGTTCTCGGACGTCAGTCCGGGCATGCTCGTGCCCGTGACCATGCGCAAGCGGGCGGTGGGGGCGTCGGGCTCTGGTGAGTGGCAGGAGGTCGAGACGTGGGCCTTCGTGCCCGACGACCTGCCGCCGCGGCTCGACTGGAAGGCGGTCAAGGGTGAGCTCTTCGACGCATTCGCCGGCGCCCATGCGGCCCTCGGGCGCGTGAATGGGCTGGTGCACGCGGTGCCGAACGCCGAGATCCTCCGGCAGGCGCTGTGGCTTCGTGAGGCGAGGCTGAGCTCGAAGATCGAGGGCATCGAGACCACGGCCCTCGACATGGTGCTGGCCGGCGAGGAGGGCGGCAAGCCCAACCCCGGCCGCGAGGCGCTCAACGCCGTGCGGGCCGTGCAGCTCGGCATCGAGAAGGACCAGCCGTTCGGCGGGGACCTCGTGCGCGACATGCACCGGCGTTTGCTCGACGGCGTGCGGGGCGAGGAGCTTCAACCCGGCGAGTTCCGCGACGTGCCGGTCTTCATCGGCGTCGCGGGACGGCCCGATCGGGCGCGTTTCGTGCCGCCGGCCGATGGCGGTGCGGTCGCGCGGTGCATGGCGTCGCTCGAGACCTTCGTCAACGGCGATTGGCCCCAGATCCCCGAGCTCGCGCAGGTCGCGCTCGCGCACTACCAGTTCGAGGCGGTGCACCCGTTCCGAGACGGCAACGGACGCATCGGCCGCGCGCTCGTGCTGCACCAGATGTGCGCGCTGGGACTGCTCGACATGCCGATCGTCTCGCCGAGCGGCTACTTCCAGCGGCATCGCCAGGAGTACGTCGACCGCATGCGCGCCGTCAGCGAGCGGGGCGCGTGGGTCGAATGGCTGCGGTTCTTCGTCGAGGCCGTGGCCGAAGAAGCGGTGTCGACGCGGTTGCTCGCCGAGCGCATCGTTGCGGCGCACGGTCGGTATGCGGCGCAGCTCCGCGACCACGCGGCCGCGGGCCGGCTGCTGCGCCTGCTCGACCACGTATTCGGCTGGCCGCTCGTGACGGCAGCAACGGCGGCACAAGTGTTGGACGTGACCGACCCGACGGCGCGCAAGGACCTGGCGTTGTTCGAAGAGCACGGCATCCTCGCGCGCACCGACGAGAGCACCTACGGCAAGACCTGGTACGCGCCGGCCGTGCTTGACGTGGCCGAAGCGGAGTACGCCGAGTTTCCCGATGGATGA
- a CDS encoding aspartate carbamoyltransferase catalytic subunit, whose amino-acid sequence MGRVRASGSGEPTSGIVGAHALSGVMPGKDLIRLRDLRPDVLRRLLSRARQHAWALDEDPFDVGQTLRGQVIGLLFFEDSTRTRLSFAMAVHRLGGRIIELTDRGSSLSKGETLADTARTVEAMGVSRLVVRAKQTEDVLEVAQAVRIPVLNAGAGDGEHPTQGLLDTLALAEAHKRLDSLDLDGLAVLIVGDVARSRVARSSGPCMAALGARLLVAGPSVDADVAASAGGSIVESFEGALREVDAVMALRIQHERGGSDLDASGANAAYRQEFGLTAERTNLLKPGAIVMHPGPANPGVEIDADVMGSPRSIITRQVSLGVAVRMACLEARGAVTGRT is encoded by the coding sequence ATGGGCAGGGTGCGTGCGAGCGGCTCGGGGGAACCGACGTCGGGCATCGTCGGCGCGCACGCGCTCTCGGGCGTCATGCCCGGCAAGGACCTGATCCGGCTTCGAGACCTGCGTCCGGACGTGCTGCGGCGGCTGCTCTCGCGTGCCCGACAGCACGCCTGGGCGCTCGACGAGGATCCGTTCGACGTCGGGCAGACGCTCCGCGGACAGGTCATCGGGCTGCTGTTCTTCGAGGACTCGACGCGCACGCGGCTGAGCTTTGCCATGGCGGTGCATCGGCTCGGCGGGCGCATCATCGAGCTGACGGACCGTGGCAGTTCGCTGAGCAAGGGCGAGACGCTGGCCGACACGGCGCGCACGGTCGAGGCAATGGGCGTCAGCCGCCTGGTGGTGCGTGCGAAGCAGACCGAGGACGTGCTCGAGGTGGCGCAGGCCGTGCGCATCCCGGTGCTCAACGCCGGTGCGGGCGACGGCGAGCACCCGACGCAGGGGTTGCTCGACACGCTGGCGCTGGCCGAGGCGCACAAGCGGCTGGATTCGCTCGACCTCGACGGGCTGGCGGTGCTGATCGTGGGCGACGTGGCGCGGTCACGCGTCGCGCGCTCGAGCGGGCCGTGCATGGCGGCACTGGGCGCGCGCTTGCTCGTTGCGGGGCCCAGCGTCGACGCCGACGTCGCAGCGTCCGCCGGTGGATCGATCGTCGAGAGCTTCGAGGGTGCGCTGCGGGAGGTCGACGCCGTGATGGCCCTGCGCATCCAGCACGAGCGCGGCGGCAGCGACCTCGATGCATCTGGCGCCAACGCGGCCTACCGCCAGGAATTCGGATTGACGGCCGAGCGTACGAACCTGCTCAAGCCCGGTGCGATCGTGATGCACCCCGGGCCGGCCAACCCGGGCGTCGAGATCGACGCCGACGTCATGGGCTCGCCGCGATCGATCATCACGCGGCAGGTGTCGCTGGGCGTTGCGGTGCGGATGGCGTGCCTGGAGGCCCGCGGGGCGGTCACGGGTCGGACGTGA
- a CDS encoding UbiX family flavin prenyltransferase: protein MPTFPHATPDAAATDAAEGRTFVLGVSGASGAWYALRALEQLLLAGGTVHLVVSEYGRRLLGDESGIKKVEFDDLLPHLTQHDHAPAMKDRLICHPNKDVGAVIASGSFRHDGMAVLPCSSTSLGAIATSAGSNLLTRAAMVTLKERRPLIICHRETPLNLIDIENMRTLALAGAIVCPTNPGLYLLPTTVGEMIDFVAGKVLDLLEVEHDLKTRWEDVHGSK from the coding sequence TTGCCCACCTTCCCACACGCCACGCCAGACGCCGCAGCCACCGACGCCGCCGAGGGCCGGACCTTCGTGCTGGGCGTCTCGGGCGCGTCGGGCGCGTGGTACGCCCTGCGCGCCCTCGAGCAGCTCTTGCTGGCCGGCGGCACCGTGCACCTGGTCGTCAGCGAGTACGGCCGCCGCCTCCTGGGCGACGAATCGGGCATCAAGAAGGTCGAGTTCGACGACCTGCTGCCCCACTTGACCCAACACGACCACGCGCCGGCCATGAAGGACCGGCTGATCTGCCACCCCAACAAGGACGTCGGCGCCGTCATCGCCAGCGGCAGCTTCCGCCACGACGGCATGGCCGTGCTGCCCTGCTCGAGCACCAGCCTGGGCGCGATCGCCACCAGCGCGGGCAGCAACCTGCTGACCCGGGCCGCGATGGTGACGCTCAAGGAGCGCCGCCCGCTGATCATCTGCCACCGCGAGACGCCGCTGAACCTCATCGACATCGAGAACATGCGAACGCTCGCGCTCGCGGGCGCCATCGTCTGCCCCACCAACCCCGGGCTCTACCTGCTGCCCACCACCGTCGGCGAGATGATCGACTTCGTCGCGGGCAAGGTGCTGGACCTGCTCGAGGTCGAGCATGACTTGAAGACGCGGTGGGAAGACGTCCACGGCTCGAAGTAG
- a CDS encoding HDOD domain-containing protein, with protein MSTGTQEREQTVNVAIREISHIATLPEVTLKIVELVEDPSSTAQDLHNVISNDPALSSRILKVVNSSFYGLPGQIGSINRAIVMLGLNAVKNIAIAASLAKLFRGGDLSHGFSAKAVWEHAVATGAVTKMVADAAKVGMADEAFLAGLMHNIGLMVEMQFDRNKLIEVVQTLGVDGNGVPINAMTDVEAQIFGADHQDFGKGLCEKWKFPSNFAMVTGYHHDPMKAPADNRRLPAMVYVATRLVGEIEGQFRLDLPSLDIDPAVLEILGLSDTALASLRERTAEEISAAAGLLG; from the coding sequence ATGAGCACCGGCACGCAGGAACGAGAGCAGACCGTCAACGTCGCGATCCGCGAGATCAGCCACATCGCCACCCTCCCCGAGGTCACCCTCAAGATCGTCGAGCTCGTCGAAGATCCGTCCTCGACCGCGCAAGACCTGCACAACGTCATCTCGAACGATCCGGCGCTCTCCAGCCGCATCCTCAAGGTCGTCAACTCGTCGTTCTACGGCTTGCCCGGCCAGATCGGCTCGATCAACCGCGCGATCGTCATGCTGGGCCTCAACGCGGTGAAGAACATCGCCATCGCCGCCAGCCTGGCCAAGCTCTTCCGCGGCGGCGACCTCAGCCACGGCTTCAGCGCCAAGGCCGTGTGGGAACACGCTGTGGCCACCGGCGCCGTGACCAAGATGGTCGCCGATGCCGCGAAGGTCGGCATGGCCGACGAAGCCTTCCTCGCCGGCCTGATGCACAACATCGGCCTCATGGTCGAGATGCAGTTCGATCGCAACAAGCTCATCGAGGTCGTGCAGACGCTGGGCGTCGACGGCAACGGCGTGCCCATCAACGCCATGACCGACGTCGAGGCCCAGATCTTCGGCGCCGACCACCAGGACTTCGGCAAGGGCCTCTGCGAGAAGTGGAAGTTCCCAAGCAACTTCGCGATGGTCACCGGCTACCACCACGACCCCATGAAGGCGCCCGCCGACAACCGCCGCCTCCCGGCGATGGTCTACGTCGCCACGCGCCTGGTGGGCGAGATCGAGGGCCAGTTCCGCCTCGACCTGCCGAGCCTGGACATCGACCCGGCCGTCCTCGAAATCCTGGGCCTGAGCGACACCGCTTTGGCCAGCCTGCGTGAGCGGACCGCCGAGGAGATCTCGGCCGCCGCCGGCCTGCTCGGCTGA
- a CDS encoding DUF5658 family protein, which yields MTQSAAVPATPSPRFSDALANAGIPTATWARLKPRWIRMPLREQWTSPQLRARRVNLFLLAIVFLSLADLVMTLDHMVGPGMYESNPLARFILQFGTPATLAMFKCMTLLLGTWLLWRTRRSVASEIGAILCMVVLTWLMFRWNHYSTEMAALTPHLAEIQVYNSDSWVAITSDP from the coding sequence ATGACACAATCCGCAGCGGTGCCGGCGACGCCTTCGCCTCGCTTCTCGGACGCGCTCGCCAACGCGGGGATTCCCACCGCGACGTGGGCACGACTCAAGCCGCGATGGATCAGAATGCCCCTGCGCGAGCAGTGGACGAGCCCGCAGTTGCGCGCCCGTCGCGTCAACCTGTTCCTCCTGGCCATCGTGTTCCTCAGCCTGGCCGACCTCGTCATGACGCTCGACCACATGGTGGGGCCGGGCATGTACGAGAGCAACCCGCTGGCTCGCTTCATCCTGCAGTTCGGCACACCCGCCACGCTGGCGATGTTCAAGTGCATGACGCTCCTGCTGGGCACGTGGCTGCTCTGGCGCACGCGTCGAAGCGTGGCCAGCGAGATCGGCGCCATCCTGTGCATGGTCGTGCTGACGTGGCTCATGTTCCGCTGGAACCACTACAGCACCGAGATGGCCGCGCTGACCCCGCACCTGGCCGAGATCCAGGTCTACAACAGCGACAGCTGGGTCGCCATCACGTCCGACCCGTGA
- a CDS encoding prepilin-type N-terminal cleavage/methylation domain-containing protein, with translation MNMHTNGTRTRRARRAFSLIELLVTMAVIAIVIAIIVPTLGGARNTAKAAASQAQLTAIGAASQQFYTDKTRLPGYFTARQMGDRTNEDRGFTGMQNVMLDLAGGFATASSDPTNIVSVGPISGQEIDIDLTLVGTKEAGGGYYTPEDTRYIPQEVGSGLGVLETTVQDHRELRSVVDPFGTPILAWQQDGTAIQDLEEIGDFSAFNSNGEPARFYWASNAGFLKTEELGKRGKNPTFSASTAAREHSLIGNSEPDLAMHLAVLLGSPTIPNTINGAVPSSARGNLVFHAAGIDAMYMGSKDKGGRASEVAFWQSFWSDMPDGTRLTDNDGKVESVDLLDRFDDQLESIGN, from the coding sequence ATGAACATGCATACGAACGGCACTCGCACTCGACGCGCCCGGCGGGCGTTCTCGCTCATCGAGCTCCTGGTCACCATGGCGGTCATCGCGATCGTCATCGCGATCATCGTGCCCACGCTGGGCGGCGCTCGCAATACGGCCAAGGCGGCCGCCAGCCAGGCCCAGCTCACCGCCATCGGCGCCGCCTCGCAGCAGTTCTACACCGATAAGACCCGCCTGCCCGGCTACTTCACCGCCAGGCAGATGGGCGACAGGACCAACGAAGACCGCGGCTTCACCGGCATGCAGAACGTCATGCTCGACCTCGCGGGTGGATTCGCCACCGCTTCAAGCGATCCCACGAACATCGTGTCCGTCGGCCCGATCAGCGGCCAAGAGATCGACATCGACCTCACCCTCGTCGGCACGAAGGAAGCCGGCGGCGGCTACTACACGCCGGAAGACACCCGCTATATTCCGCAAGAAGTTGGTTCGGGGCTCGGCGTTCTGGAGACGACGGTCCAAGATCACCGGGAGCTGCGCTCCGTCGTCGATCCCTTCGGCACGCCGATCCTCGCGTGGCAGCAGGATGGCACGGCCATCCAGGACCTCGAAGAGATCGGCGACTTCTCCGCCTTCAACAGCAACGGCGAACCCGCTCGCTTCTACTGGGCGTCGAACGCCGGATTCCTGAAGACCGAGGAACTCGGCAAGCGCGGCAAGAACCCGACCTTCTCCGCTTCGACCGCCGCCCGGGAGCACAGCCTCATCGGCAATAGCGAGCCCGACCTGGCCATGCACCTGGCCGTGCTGCTGGGCTCGCCGACCATTCCCAACACGATCAACGGGGCCGTGCCTTCGAGCGCCCGCGGCAACCTGGTCTTCCATGCCGCCGGCATCGACGCGATGTACATGGGCTCGAAGGACAAGGGCGGTCGCGCCAGCGAGGTCGCGTTCTGGCAGAGCTTTTGGTCGGACATGCCCGATGGCACGCGCCTCACCGACAACGACGGCAAGGTCGAGTCCGTCGACCTGCTGGACCGCTTCGACGACCAGCTCGAGTCGATCGGCAACTGA
- the neuC gene encoding UDP-N-acetylglucosamine 2-epimerase — MVTGSRADFGLLKPVMAAVDAHAELELLVIAAGAHLIPPADSFRDVKAAFPIADSVPMQKPGRTTRPDDAEALGTGISRLTRSFRALEPDWVVVLGDRVEAFAAASVASVGGWALAHLHGGDRAEGVADESMRHAISKLANLHLAATQASADRLVRMGEKPEHVHVVGSPAIDDLEAINPMSTEGFEALGAPRALVLLHPTGRAVEAEEHVTATLLDALSALSITPLALAPNHDPGRAGVLRTLTDRLGHPHPHMRREQFVGLLKTLAANGGVLVGNSSAGLIEAPALGCRVVDIGPRQHGRERPPGVLHADDQSRASIERAILDALAAPPCDRAAHPYGDGRAGERSAGLLASVDPNNRGLLAKLNAY; from the coding sequence GTGGTCACGGGTTCTCGTGCAGACTTTGGCTTGCTCAAGCCGGTGATGGCGGCCGTCGACGCCCATGCCGAGCTCGAGCTGCTCGTCATCGCCGCGGGGGCCCACCTCATCCCCCCGGCCGACAGCTTCCGCGACGTCAAGGCCGCCTTCCCCATCGCCGACAGCGTGCCCATGCAGAAGCCCGGCCGGACGACGCGCCCCGACGACGCCGAAGCGCTCGGCACGGGCATCAGCCGGCTGACGCGCAGCTTCCGGGCGCTCGAGCCAGACTGGGTCGTCGTGCTGGGTGACCGCGTCGAGGCTTTTGCCGCCGCGAGCGTCGCGAGCGTCGGTGGATGGGCCCTGGCGCACCTGCACGGCGGAGACCGGGCCGAGGGCGTGGCCGACGAATCGATGCGGCATGCCATCAGCAAGCTGGCCAACCTGCACCTGGCCGCGACGCAGGCCTCGGCCGACCGGCTCGTGCGCATGGGTGAGAAGCCCGAGCACGTGCACGTCGTCGGCTCGCCCGCCATCGACGACCTCGAAGCAATCAATCCCATGTCTACCGAGGGGTTCGAGGCCCTGGGCGCGCCCAGGGCGCTCGTGCTGCTGCACCCCACCGGCCGGGCCGTCGAGGCCGAAGAGCACGTGACCGCGACGCTGCTCGATGCGCTCTCAGCACTCAGCATCACGCCGCTCGCGCTCGCGCCCAACCACGACCCCGGCCGCGCCGGCGTGCTGCGCACTTTGACCGATCGCCTGGGCCACCCGCACCCGCACATGCGCCGCGAGCAGTTCGTGGGCTTGCTCAAGACGCTCGCGGCCAACGGTGGCGTGCTCGTTGGCAACTCGTCGGCCGGCCTGATCGAGGCCCCCGCGCTCGGGTGCCGCGTGGTCGATATCGGACCGCGGCAGCACGGTCGCGAGCGGCCGCCGGGCGTCCTGCACGCCGACGACCAATCCAGGGCATCCATCGAGCGCGCCATCCTCGATGCGCTCGCGGCGCCGCCCTGCGACCGCGCGGCCCATCCCTACGGCGATGGCCGCGCGGGCGAGCGGTCGGCGGGCCTGCTCGCCTCGGTAGATCCGAATAACCGCGGCCTGCTGGCCAAGCTCAACGCCTACTGA
- the dnaN gene encoding DNA polymerase III subunit beta, with the protein MRVVCDRGALLDAVNVVSSVAASRTPKPQLTCVKLTATREGDAGELTLAATDGEIGLRLRTARVDVQEPGEALVPADKLKQIVAAEDHEPTLTLENEERTLHVKGEDASYTLLGYEPGDLPRVADRSDFGAEGLKSRFDFPSDSLGDMIGMTLFATARETTRYAINGVLVRRKGKTLEMVATDGRRLAMAKGTVPGASKDDPDVSCIVPTKALSLLQRLVDSEDETVTVAIGDQKALFALGGGDDDAPRAVLSSSLVDGQFPPYEEAIPSDQSVKATFDKDMLHSAVRRAALLTNEESKGVRLAFRGEHKQLELSSHAPEMGEARVNVELKGYDGADVEIGFNPGFITDALRVMHDAEVTMELKDGRHAGLIRTSGNGFLYVVMPVTI; encoded by the coding sequence ATGCGAGTGGTGTGCGATCGTGGCGCCTTGTTGGACGCGGTGAACGTGGTGTCGTCGGTGGCGGCCTCGCGCACGCCCAAGCCCCAGCTGACCTGCGTCAAGCTCACGGCGACGCGCGAGGGCGACGCGGGCGAGCTGACCCTGGCGGCGACGGACGGCGAGATCGGCCTGCGCCTGCGCACCGCACGCGTCGACGTGCAGGAGCCCGGCGAGGCGCTCGTGCCCGCCGACAAGCTCAAGCAGATCGTTGCCGCCGAGGACCACGAGCCCACGCTGACCCTCGAGAACGAGGAGCGCACGCTGCACGTCAAGGGCGAGGACGCCAGCTACACGCTGCTGGGCTACGAGCCGGGCGACCTGCCGCGCGTGGCCGACCGCAGCGACTTCGGGGCCGAGGGCCTCAAGTCTCGCTTCGACTTCCCCAGCGACTCGCTGGGCGACATGATCGGCATGACGCTCTTCGCCACGGCGCGCGAGACGACGCGCTACGCCATCAACGGCGTGCTCGTTCGGCGCAAGGGCAAGACGCTCGAGATGGTCGCGACCGACGGCCGCCGCCTGGCGATGGCCAAGGGCACCGTGCCCGGCGCCAGCAAGGACGACCCGGACGTCTCGTGCATCGTGCCCACCAAGGCCCTCTCGCTGCTGCAGCGCCTGGTCGATAGCGAGGACGAGACGGTGACCGTCGCCATCGGCGACCAGAAGGCCCTGTTCGCGCTGGGCGGGGGCGACGACGACGCGCCGCGGGCCGTGCTCAGCAGCTCGCTGGTCGACGGCCAGTTCCCGCCGTACGAGGAAGCCATCCCCAGCGACCAGAGCGTGAAGGCGACCTTCGACAAGGACATGCTGCACAGCGCCGTCCGGCGCGCAGCGCTCCTGACCAACGAGGAGAGCAAGGGCGTCCGCCTGGCCTTCCGCGGCGAGCACAAGCAGCTCGAGCTCTCGAGCCACGCCCCGGAGATGGGCGAGGCCCGCGTCAACGTCGAGCTGAAGGGCTACGACGGCGCCGACGTGGAGATCGGCTTCAACCCCGGCTTCATCACCGACGCCCTCCGCGTGATGCACGACGCCGAGGTGACCATGGAGCTCAAGGACGGCCGCCACGCCGGGCTGATCCGCACGAGCGGGAACGGCTTCCTGTACGTGGTGATGCCGGTGACGATCTGA